The Trichocoleus desertorum ATA4-8-CV12 genome contains a region encoding:
- a CDS encoding ROK family protein has translation MGTTPDVSAQPNQTPQVLGIDLGGSAIKLGRFSQDGTCLQAMTVPTPQPAYPEAVLAAMVDAIAQLDPDQTSLAIGVGTPGPADRQGRIARIAINLPGWQNIPVADWLEAKTGRPTVVANDANCAGLGETWLGAGREFRNLILLTLGTGVGGAIILNGQLFTGQDGAAGELGLITLKPDGPACNSGNHGSLEQHASVQAIRRRTGLEPLEMGLKAQAGDRDALAFWQEYGRDLGAGLTSLIYVLAPEAVVIGGGISASAEFFLPAVQTEIQRRVLPSSRTSLQLLKAQLGNRAGMVGAAKLAWQLIDANC, from the coding sequence ATGGGGACAACGCCCGATGTTTCAGCCCAACCAAACCAAACACCTCAGGTCTTAGGTATTGACTTAGGTGGCTCAGCGATTAAACTAGGTCGCTTTAGTCAGGATGGTACTTGCCTACAAGCTATGACTGTCCCAACGCCACAACCTGCTTATCCAGAAGCAGTTTTAGCGGCAATGGTTGATGCGATCGCCCAGCTTGATCCAGACCAGACCAGCTTGGCCATTGGAGTCGGAACGCCAGGCCCCGCCGATCGCCAAGGTCGCATTGCTAGAATCGCCATTAATTTACCTGGATGGCAAAATATTCCAGTAGCAGATTGGCTAGAAGCGAAAACTGGGCGGCCTACGGTAGTTGCCAATGATGCGAATTGTGCTGGCTTGGGAGAAACTTGGTTAGGCGCAGGCCGAGAATTTCGAAATCTGATTTTACTAACTTTGGGTACAGGAGTTGGCGGAGCAATTATTCTCAACGGCCAACTGTTTACAGGACAAGATGGGGCGGCGGGTGAGCTGGGCTTGATTACCTTAAAGCCAGATGGCCCAGCCTGTAACAGTGGCAATCATGGTTCTTTGGAGCAACATGCCTCGGTGCAAGCAATTCGTCGGCGTACTGGGTTAGAACCTCTGGAGATGGGTCTGAAGGCACAAGCAGGCGATCGCGATGCTTTAGCGTTTTGGCAAGAATATGGCCGAGATTTGGGAGCGGGCTTGACCAGCCTCATCTATGTTTTAGCGCCCGAAGCAGTCGTGATTGGTGGAGGAATTAGTGCTAGCGCTGAGTTCTTCTTGCCAGCCGTGCAAACAGAAATTCAGCGACGCGTCTTACCGAGTTCTCGCACCAGCTTGCAGCTATTAAAAGCTCAGTTAGGAAATCGCGCCGGAATGGTCGGGGCCGCAAAGTTAGCCTGGCAGTTAATAGATGCTAACTGCTAA